Proteins encoded by one window of Tamandua tetradactyla isolate mTamTet1 chromosome 24, mTamTet1.pri, whole genome shotgun sequence:
- the RPL34 gene encoding large ribosomal subunit protein eL34 has protein sequence MVQRLTYRRRLSYNTASNKTRLSRTPGNRIVYLYTKKVGKAPKSACGVCPGRLRGVRAVRPKVLMRLSKTKKHVSRAYGGSMCAKCVRDRIKRAFLIEEQKIVVKVLKAQAQSQKAK, from the exons ATGGTCCAGCGTTTGACGTACCGTCGTAGGCTGTCCTACAATACTGCTTCTAATAAAACTAGGCT GTCCCGGACCCCTGGGAATAGAATTGTTTACCTTTATACCAAAAAAGTTGGGAAAGCACCAAAATCTGCGTGTGGGGTGTGCCCAGGCCGACTTCGGGGT GTTCGTGCTGTGAGGCCTAAGGTTCTTATGCGGTTATCTAAGACCAAAAAGCACGTCAGCAGAGCCTATGGTGGTTCCATGTGTGCTAAATGTGTCCGTGACAG GATCAAACGTGCTTTCCTGATTGAGGAGCAGAAAATCGTTGTGAAAGTGTTGAAGGCACAAGCACAGAgtcaaaaagctaaataa